Sequence from the Nitrospirota bacterium genome:
ACCCGGCATTATGCCAAGAGGCAGTTGACCTGGTTTAATAAAGACCCGAATGTAAGATGGATAGAATACAATGGCGATGAACCAACGAAAGGGATCATTCATAAAATTCAAAGTCTCGTCGATCAGGACGAATACGCGTCATTCAATTTGACCGCCCGAACGTAAGCGGCGTCCGGGCACCCTAACAGAAAAGGAAAAAATGAGTATGAATTTACAAGACATGTTTCTGAATCAAATCAGACGAGAGAAAATTTTGGTGACTGTTTATCTGATTACTGGAAAAACGGTGCAAGGGACGATAAAAGGTTTTGACAGTTTCTCCATCTTCCTTAAGCATGACCAGCAGGAACTGATTTATAAACATGCGATCGTTTCAATCGTTCCACAAAAAGAGGTTCAATCCTTAAAAGAACCGGAAGACAGGGTGTCCGCGGAAAAGAAACAGGGCGGAACAATAGACCTGAAAGTTCTTCAATCTTAAGCAGGCGAAGAGAAAGCGTAAGGAAAATAATGCCGAATAAAAATCAATCGATGATTAAGATCGGAGTCATTGGCGGAAGCGGGCTGTATGAAATGGAAGGATTGACCGGAATCAAAAAAGTGATGGTTAAGACACCCTTTGGCGCTCCATCAGGACCTTTGATGACCGGGACTTTGGAAGGGCATCCTGTAGCCTTTTTAGCGAGGCATGGTCAGGGCCATAAACTCCTTCCATCGGAGATCAATTATCGGGCCAATATTTTTGGAATGAAAACATTGGGAGTGGAGCGAATAATTTCCGTAAGCGCTGTCGGGAGTATGAAGGAACATATACAGCCCGGGCACCTGGTTATTCCGAATCAGTTCTACGATCATACCAGGTCCCGAAGGAGCACCTTTTTTGGAGACGGGATCGTGGCCCATGTTTCCTTTGCCCATCCTGTTTGTCTGGATCTCGCGGATCATCTTTTTCAGGCGGGGAAGGAGGTCGGGGCCACGATCCATCAAGGGGGAACCTATTTGTGCATGGAAGGTCCTCAATTTTCCACGCGCTCTGAATCGTTTATCTATCGCTCATGGGGAGTCGATGTCATCGGGATGACGAACGTTACGGAAGCAAAGCTCGCCAGAGAGGCTGAAATTTGTTATTCCACCATCGCCCTTGCGACGGATTATGATTGCTGGCATGAAGAAGAGGAAAGCGTCAATGTCGAAAGCGTCATTAAAATCTTAAATCAAAATGTGGCGATGTCTAAAAAATTAATTAAGCAGGCCATTCCGAAACTTGGGGAGGAACGGAAATGTTCCTGCTCGTTTGCTTTAAAAAATGCTATTATTACTTCGAAAAAGGGGATCCCGGCGAAAGTGAAAAACAAGTTAAAGCCCCTTATCCAAAAATATTTATAAAAAGGAATTTTACGAGATGAGTCTTTTAGTCATTGGTTCTGTTGCTTTCGATTCGGTTAAGACCCCCTTTGGGCAGGTTGAAGACGCGTTGGGAGGGTCAGCGACTTTTTTTTCAACCTCTGCCAGCTATTTTACAAGCGTTAACCTGGTGGCTGTCGTCGGCAATGATTTTCCGGAGGAACATCTGACCTTCCTGAAGAAAAAGGGAATTAATCTGGATGGATTGCAGAGGGTGGAGGGAAAAACCTTTCGTTGGAAAGGTGAATATGGATACGCGCTGAATGAGGCAAAGACACTGGATACTCAACTTAACGTCTTCCAAACGTTTAAACCTGTTCTTCCGTCTTCGTACCGGAATGCCGACGTTATTTTCCTGGCAAATATTGATCCCGATTTGCAATATGATGTCCTCAATCAGGTTCACCGTCCCAAATGGGTGGCCTGTGATACAATGAACTACTGGATAGAGGGCAAGAAAACCTCTTTACTCAAGATTTTAAAAAAAGTCGATTTACTTTTGATCAATGATGGCGAGGCCCGACAGCTTGCAAACGAGCCTAATCTGGTCAACGCCGCCAAGATTATTTTAGGGATGGGGCCCAGGATCCTCATCATTAAAAGGGGGGAGTATGGCGCCCTGATGTTTAATGGAAAAACCATTTTTGCGGTT
This genomic interval carries:
- the hfq gene encoding RNA chaperone Hfq — protein: MSMNLQDMFLNQIRREKILVTVYLITGKTVQGTIKGFDSFSIFLKHDQQELIYKHAIVSIVPQKEVQSLKEPEDRVSAEKKQGGTIDLKVLQS
- the mtnP gene encoding S-methyl-5'-thioadenosine phosphorylase produces the protein MIKIGVIGGSGLYEMEGLTGIKKVMVKTPFGAPSGPLMTGTLEGHPVAFLARHGQGHKLLPSEINYRANIFGMKTLGVERIISVSAVGSMKEHIQPGHLVIPNQFYDHTRSRRSTFFGDGIVAHVSFAHPVCLDLADHLFQAGKEVGATIHQGGTYLCMEGPQFSTRSESFIYRSWGVDVIGMTNVTEAKLAREAEICYSTIALATDYDCWHEEEESVNVESVIKILNQNVAMSKKLIKQAIPKLGEERKCSCSFALKNAIITSKKGIPAKVKNKLKPLIQKYL
- a CDS encoding sugar kinase, translated to MSLLVIGSVAFDSVKTPFGQVEDALGGSATFFSTSASYFTSVNLVAVVGNDFPEEHLTFLKKKGINLDGLQRVEGKTFRWKGEYGYALNEAKTLDTQLNVFQTFKPVLPSSYRNADVIFLANIDPDLQYDVLNQVHRPKWVACDTMNYWIEGKKTSLLKILKKVDLLLINDGEARQLANEPNLVNAAKIILGMGPRILIIKRGEYGALMFNGKTIFAVPAFPLEKIFDPTGAGDTFAGGVMGYLAKTGMFDDQHLRRAIIYGSVMASFNVEAFSLDRIRQLTQDEIFARSRAFKDLTHFDIS